In one Gopherus evgoodei ecotype Sinaloan lineage chromosome 1, rGopEvg1_v1.p, whole genome shotgun sequence genomic region, the following are encoded:
- the LOC115644320 gene encoding zinc finger protein 436-like codes for MREKPNTCTECGKSFTWGSQLIQHQRTHMRDRPYICAESGKSFLRSAELVLHQRTHMGERPYKCMECGKSFSIHSNLINLQRIHEGEKPDNCTERGKSSGRSTDLIKHQRTHTGERPYKCTQCRKSFNQSSDLVKHQWIHTGEKPYQCAVAEKMPYQCAECRETFAQTSILVRHQITHTEERPYKYPDCGKVFSHISNLLQHRRTHTGERSYPCTVCGKSFEMSLHLIKHQRTHTGERPYQCADCGWHFIQHSNLHSHQRSHAGEKPYSCAKCGKAFSRNTTLCSHQSIHRGEKPFQCTKCRESIQFQPQFRKH; via the exons ATGAGAGAGAAACCAAACACCTGtactgagtgcgggaaaagcttcacttgGGGCTCACAACTTATCCAGCATCAGAGAACCCACATGAGGGACAGACCTTACATATGTGCTGAGAGTGGGAAGAGCTTCCTCCGGAGTGCTGAGCTCGTTCTGCATCAGAGAACTCACATGggtgagagaccctacaaatgcatggagtgtgggaagagcttcagcaTCCACTCCAACCTTATTAACCTCCAGAGAATCCATGAGGGGGAGAAACCCGATAACTGTACGGAGCGTGGGaagagctctggccggagcacaGACCTTATTAAACATCAGAGGACCCACACTggggagaggccctataaatGCACTCAGTGCAGGAAGAGCTTCAACCAGAGCTCAGACCTGGTGAAACATCAgtggatccacacaggagagaagccttATCAGTGTGCTGT GGCAGAGAAGATGCCCTACCAGTGTGCCGAGTGCAGGGAAACCTTTGCTCAGACCTCGATCCTGGTTAGACACCAGATCACCCACACGGAAGAGAGACCCTACAAATATCCGGACTGCGGGAAGGTCTTCAGCCACATTTCCAACCTCCTCCAGCACCGCAGGACCCATACAGGGGAGAGATCCTATCCCTGCACCGTCTGCGGAAAAAGCTTTGAGATGAGCTTGCACCTCATCAAGCATCAGAGAACCCATACTGGGGAGAGACCCTACCAGTGCGCTGACTGCGGGTGGCACTTCATCCAGCACTCAAACCTCCACAGTCACCAGAGGAGCCACGCTGGGGAGAAGCCCTATAGCTGTGCCAAGTGTGGGAAGGCATTCAGTCGGAACACCACCCTTTGCAGCCACCAAAGCATCCACCGGGGAGAGAAACCTTTCCAATGCACCAAGTGCAGGGAGAGCATCCAATTCCAGCCACAGTTCAGAAAGCACTAG